The Stenotrophomonas sp. ZAC14D1_NAIMI4_1 DNA segment CATCGCCACCTCACCGCAGACCCTGCAGCTGCAGGGCGAAGTGCTCAAGAGCTTCGGCAGCAACCAGGCACTGGCGCGCCGCCAGCCGTTGATCAGCGATCCCTACCAGTCGGCCACCGGCAAGCTGCTGATCTCGCTGTCGCACCCGGTGTTCGACCGCCAGGGCACCTACCTCGGCTACGTCAGCGGCACGCTGTACCTGCGCCAGCGCAGCGCGCTGCACACGCTGCTGGGCAAGCACTACTACCGCGACGGGTCCTACCTGTACGTGGTCGACCACAACGGCCGCATCATCTACCACAACAACCCGAAGGAAGTGGGCACCTACGCGCTGGACAACGCGGCGGTGAAGGCGGTGATGGGCGGTCGTTCCGGCAGCCAGCAGCTGGTCAACAACCATGGCGTGGCCCAGCTGTCCGGCTATGCCCCGGTGCCGGTCACCGGCTGGGGCATCATCGCCCAGCGCCCGACCGAGGCGACCCTGCAGCCGCTGTCGCGCCTGATGACCTCGGTCATCTGGAACGCGATCCCGCTGGGCGTGCTGTCGCTGCTGATCACCTGGTGGTTCGCGCGGCGCATCTCGATGCCGCTGTGGCAGCTGGCGCGCAACGTGCAGGAAGGCGAAGACACCGGCAATGCGATCAACCACGTCACCGGCATCCGCGCGTGGTACTTCGAAGTGGCGCAGCTGAAGCAGGCGGTGCTGTACAGCTTCAACGCACTGCAGGACCGTATCGGCACCCTCAACCGCGCCAGCCGCACCGATCCGATGACCGGGCTGCTGAACCGCCGCGGTCTGCAGAACGCGCTGGAGATGCTGCAGGCACA contains these protein-coding regions:
- a CDS encoding sensor domain-containing diguanylate cyclase; this encodes MPPISNRLNLGKLILALALLSTLIALGNTLLASYRVQRDQLVSNTLEANRVYTSKLAETTQTFLLSAQQQLAYAATRLGESGLDAGHAQDEASRLQLQSSSFNSSLVVNASGLVIATSPQTLQLQGEVLKSFGSNQALARRQPLISDPYQSATGKLLISLSHPVFDRQGTYLGYVSGTLYLRQRSALHTLLGKHYYRDGSYLYVVDHNGRIIYHNNPKEVGTYALDNAAVKAVMGGRSGSQQLVNNHGVAQLSGYAPVPVTGWGIIAQRPTEATLQPLSRLMTSVIWNAIPLGVLSLLITWWFARRISMPLWQLARNVQEGEDTGNAINHVTGIRAWYFEVAQLKQAVLYSFNALQDRIGTLNRASRTDPMTGLLNRRGLQNALEMLQAQGQPFAIVALDIDRFKSINDGHGHDVGDAAIVHIAEQMRRHSRETDVLCRAGGEEFLVLLPGVGVTAAQQTAERLRQAIAGQPFAPVGTLTVSLGVAHFPTFHADVEQALRLADKALYLAKEQGRNRVVVYPHAE